In Helianthus annuus cultivar XRQ/B chromosome 9, HanXRQr2.0-SUNRISE, whole genome shotgun sequence, the following are encoded in one genomic region:
- the LOC118481814 gene encoding uncharacterized mitochondrial protein AtMg00860-like, whose product MNQVFKNLNGPCVVVYFDDILVFSKDVNQHLRHLRQVFSILREQKLYANRAKYQFLSQEVLFLGYKISKQGISMDKAKIEAIITWPTPTSIHEVCSFHGLASLYRRFIRNFSSIVAPITDCLKSGVFVWTPAASVAFEELNKRVTQAPVLALPNFHLVFQVKYDASRLGIGGVLSQENRPIAFLVKN is encoded by the coding sequence ATGAATCAGGTATTCAAAAACCTTAATGGTCCGTGTGTGGTTGTTTATTTTGATGACATTTTGGTGTTTAGTAAGGATGTCAATCAACATCTTCGTCACCTTCGGCAAGTTTTTTCGATTCTCCGAGAACAAAAGCTTTATGCCAATAGAGCTAAGTATCAATTTTTATCACAGGAAGTCCTTTTCTTGGGATATAAAATCTCCAAACAAGGAATTAGCATGGATAAAGCGAAAATTGAAGCAATCATAACATGGCCCACACCTACCTCAATTCACGAAGTCTGTAGCTTTCACGGTTTGGCGTCATTATATCGTCGTTTTATTCGGAATTTCAGCTCTATTGTTGCTCCTATTACTGATTGTCTCAAAAGTGGTGTTTTCGTGTGGACACCAGCAGCTTCAGTTGCATTTGAAGAACTTAATAAACGGGTCACCCAAGCTCCCGTGCTAGCACTCCCTAATTTTCATCTTGTTTTCCAGGTGAAATACGACGCTTCTAGGCTGGGTATCGGCGGGGTTCTCAGTCAAGAAAACCGGCCTATTGCTTTTTTAGTGAAAAATTAA
- the LOC110879220 gene encoding uncharacterized protein LOC110879220 — translation MGEPYNIDLKKPLAHNTGIRVRDVEMTRADEQATKSSEESIILETWPEDMSLNPVPKVNEGFTNPRGLKNPDVQILKEADATIKEGTKLGFKLNGFHNEISSWHVVPHEVVGARVKVVVPLDDYIRMHMRHCLNMRVVMLRSQLLADGDQLPLRLYLNQEIVSKFVLSMESLVIKLKLPGLWEKLWRLCGPKVCIGK, via the exons ATGGGTGAACCATATAACATTGACCTTAAAAAACCTTTGGCGCACAACACTGGTATTAGAGTTAGAGATGTCGAGATGACTAGGGCTGATGAACAAGCCACTAAAAGTTCAGAAGAATCGATAATCCTGGAGACTTGGCCAGAAGACATGTCTCTAAATCCAGTGCCAAAGGTGAATGAGGGTTTTACGAATCCACGGGGTTTAAAAAATCCGGATGTGCAGATTCTGAAGGAAGCGGATGCGACAATAAAAGAAGGAACGAAACTGGGCTTCAAATTGAATGGTTTCCACAACGAG ATATCATCATGGCATGTAGTTCCGCATGAGGTGGTAGGGGCACGGGTCAAGGTAGTGGTACCATTGGACGATTACATTCGGATGCATatgagacattgtctcaacatgAGAGTAGTGATGTTGAGGAGCCAACTGTTGGCCGACGGGGACCAGTTGCCCCTACGCCTTTACCTGAACCAAGAAATCGTGAGCAAATTTGTGTTATCTATGGAGA GTTTAGTAATCAAGTTAAAGCTACCCGGACTATGGGAGAAACTTTGGCGGCTATGTGGTCCCAAAGTATGTATAGGAAAATAG